The genomic DNA GGGGAGTGACCCATCCCCTTTCAATTGATACCCCAGTTCTTCCAAATCAACTTTCGGATATTGAAATGTTTGTCTCATTCAAATTTTGTTTGAGATTGTGTTCCTCTTATTTTCAAGGTGTTGGGATTCCCAATGgagggatagacagacaggcatTCCTGACTGCATGCCTTCCTGTGCTCTGGCTGCGGGTGATGAGTCTAGCAGAGGAAAGCCGTCTGGGGGCAGGAGGCGGCTGGTCTTGTGGTGACAGAGGTGAGCCTCGCTCCAGCACAAACCTCAGGGTGCCTGTTTATGGTACAGTCAATCATTTATCCGCATCGCCTGTCAACAGCGCATGGAAGTTTCGTTGTTTTACGACACTCAGTGTTTAGTTTCATCGATCCCCGGAGACGGCATCCCCTTGACCCGAATAAAATGTCTGGAAAAGCTTGATGTCAGCGAGCCAACTCTGTCCATGAACCGATGATTGCCATTTAACTTCCTCTTGTGAGAGAGATTACTTTGGTGTAAAATACCTATTTTGCATAAGAGACTTAGCAATTACAGAGGGGTAGCGTTTAAAACAAAAATATGAGAAATGAGAGAACCTACCGACATATTGCATCCtgtcggaggaggagaggataagcTCGAGGATGAAGTGGTAGCCGATGTGCTCTGCCATGAGTCTCTGTTGCTTCAGAGTGTGTCCTGCCAGGGCCCATAGAGAGACGGCCCCCTGCTCCCTCGCCTCCACCTGGAACACCTGGGTCACGTTCAATAGGGAGAAAACTTTTTTGAAAGATTGAAATGGGGAGGTACTGTCTGAATTTGTCCCATAAGAGCACATTGTTCATTTTCTGTGGCAAAACAGTTTGATACAGTGTGCCCTACTGAACTCAACCCTGAACATGGCCCAGGGGACACAACTTAAAGTACATGAATATAAAATGTTCAAGAATTCCATAAGCATATTTAAAAATGAGGGAAACAATGATTTGACTTGCTCAGGTCCTACCTTTAAGAGTCGTAGGAGGTGCTTGGCGGCCGACTTCTTCAGAAAGCGGGCCTGAATGGCAGGGTTGTGATCAGCGATGGCCTCCAGGGCTCTGGCTGCAGTCACCTGCGCGGCTATCTTCCTCCCCCGCAGTATGAGCACCAACGGGGCCACGGCGCCCACTCCACAGATGGTGTCCTGGTTCTCCCGGTGTCCCTTAGCCAGCTCAGCCAGAGCCGCACACACCTCCTCTTGCAACAGTTCTGGAGATACATGGCCAGAAAGACGATTCATCATCATGTTCTATAACATCATGATCATCGTCTTACTCATGATTTAACAGTGTACCTGATCTGACAGTCAAGAGCTCCACAAGTTGTGGAATCCCCCCAGCCAAAGCCACGGCCGTCTGATTGCCGGGGCTACGGACACACAGCGCCTTGATACACCGCACAGTGTTCACCAGCACATCATGTAGGTCCGAGCCCAGGAGCCTCACCAACGGGGCCACTCCACCCTGGACACACACAAATTAACTGTCAATCACGCATGCACGAATCGTCAAACATACacaaatacagacagacacacacaagccTGGTTATAACTGAACCTACCTATTAGTTACAGCAATACTAACCAGATGGGCTATTGGAAAGACTGATTATATCAGTAGTACTAACCTGCTGGGCTATGAGGGACTGGTACTGGTCACTGTGCCCTGCCAGGTCTGCCAGTATGAGGGCACAGCGGGAGTGGAGCTCGGCCTGCTGGCTGCCCAGCAGATTGACCAGAACCGGCACGGCACCATAGCGCACCAGGGCCTCACACACGGGTGTCCTCTCCGAGATGTGACACACCACGGCGGTAGCCATACGTTGCAGCGCTGGTTTCGTGCTGCGCATTAGCTCCAACAGGGCCGGGATCCCTCCTACAGAATAGGTCAACTGCTTTAGGGTCCTTCGATATTTTTATTCTATTGCAAGTGGCCTAGCTTTGTATTCCGTAGTACCAAAAATGTTTAATGCTGTAATGTTACTGTGATATGGAGTATAACTAAGGATGGTTGAAAATTGGCAAAATATAAATTGGCAATACAAAGCTAGTATTCATGGCTATAGTATAAAACAAGGCATTCCTGTCTGATATAGGCCCAAACTCTCCAAAAACTCACTCACCTGCATCCATGATATCCCTCCAGAAGGACTTGGCCGTGACACACAGAGCTTCCAGGCAGCGGATGGCCATCTCCAGCCTGCGGTGGTCCTCGCTGTGCAGCATCTctgctccatcacacacacacacacatacacacacacacacacacacacatacatacacacacacacacatacacacacacctcagtatcCGTGCAGACTCATCGAACGGATACAACCTGCGATCCAAACAAACATTGGCCTCGCTTAACCCTCGCTCGCTAGCTAATTCCCATCTCTTCCACCAGGCAGCGTACCCACGAGGATCTTCCAGACAGGCAGGTCCGGCAGGCCCAGCGAGATGAGGTGCCTGAGGACTTTGGGGTGGAAGTAGAGGGCGGCCAGCTGCACGACGTCGTTGCCCTTgctgtccctcctcctccagttggCTCCCGCGGACAGCATGTAGTCCAGGGCCTCCACGGAGCCAGATGTGGCCGTCAGGAGCAACGGGCAGCTGCGGTACCTGAGGAGACAAAAAAACAACACCGTCAACCTGTGTACACGTAGAAGCAGATGCATCCGTACCGCCTCCAGTGCATTTTGTGGCTTCTCTTACTTGTAACAGACGCCAGaaccggcagggtagcctagtggttagagcattggactagtaaccgaaaggttgcaagttcaaatccccgagctgacaaggtacaaaatctgtcgttctgcccctgaacaagcagttaacccactgttcctaggccgtcattgaaaataagaatttgttcttaactgacttgcctagtaaaataaaggtaaaaaaataataataataataataaaaaatattttaaaaatatgtcagtggaggctgccgAGGGGAGGAccgctcataataatggccggaacggtgtcaatggaatggtatcgacgacatggaaaccacgtgtttgataccattccattgactctattccagccattattatgatccCTCCTCCCCTCGGCAGCCTCCACTGTTGTATGTGCTGATTACAGAGCAATGTCATGCTAATGTTACATTAAATGACACTGAAAGCTTCTGTGAACGGTGCCCGTGGCCTGCTGTTGCATCCTACTGAATCCTGTTAGACATGTCATCTATTCTAAACCTAGAAGTGCCTCTTCACTCACTCGGCAGTGGTTTGCATCTCCACAAGCTCTGGGTCTTTCCTGCAAAGGGCCTGTATGCAGGCCACCTGGCCGTAGTAGGCAGCAAAGTGCACAGCCATCCAGCCCCTGCGGTCCACTAGCCGGTGGTCGGCCTGCAGAGCCAGCAGACAGCTGATGGCCTCCAGGGAACCACACTGAGCAGCCAGGTGCATGGGAGTGGAACCTGGAACAGGTACAAACAAGTGGAAAGCAGTGTCTGAAAGCCCTATTTCGTTACAGTAGAGTGAGGCTGGCATGTTCACACTGGTATGTGCTTACCAGCTCCTTCTTTTGGGGTCCCACCGCCACCTCCAGATTTCACTGCAAAATAAAAGGTGTTTGTAAACAGTTTTGAGGACAGTGTGTAAatgagagtaagggagagagaggcatgtCTCTGACCTGTGCGGCTGAACCTGCCACTGCTTTTCTGGTTGAGGTTGACCCCGGTGGTGGCCAGCTGGCAGATGATGtgagtgtggttgtgtttggCGGCGTGGTGCAGCAGGGAGTAGCCCTGCTCGTCCAGGACTCCCAGGTGAGATGGAGAGTTCCGACGGCACAGCGAGTAAAACACAGCGGATAGGCCACGCTCTGCCGCAGCACGCAGGCCAAATGGCACACTCTGAACCCAGTGAGAAAGAACACACACGATCATACAAGCCTTTTACATTTACTTaatacaaaaaaaagaaaacaaagaacAGCTTCCTATATTGCTATATCTTCTTCCCCATCAGCACCTTGCAATTGATGGCCTTTTTGTAGCCAAATGTCTTCTTGAACTGCTCATGCAGCTGGACGTCAGAGAGAGGCAATCTCTTCCCTCTCAGGGTTTTGATGGTAGTGTTGAGGGCCTCCCACCATGGAACCACGTTAGGCTGAGGGTAGAATGAGCCCACCTCAATGGAGATCACATGATAGCTGCCAAAGACATCAAGCAGCGTGTAAGAGCCTGACCATTGGACACTGAAAAGCATGGGTTTGTGTTCTCTTACAAGTGCATCTGTGTGGGAATGTAAGGCCTCCGAGCTCAATGTAAGTgagatgtgtgtgtttatgcgtgcATATTAAGACCGCTTCTCTGCAAGTGAACTTAACATACTTATTGCCGTTGACCTTGTGGACTGGTACGGGGAAGTGCTCTTTGTAGGTGGTGTCCTGACTTAGCAGATCTCTTAGGTGATCCACTGCAAGACTCTGCAGTGCAGCAAAGGTTTCCTGGAGGGAACCACAAGACAACCTGATTTCACTATGAAACTAGGGCCTCACTGTGGAAGTAGATAGCTCTTAAGTGGCTATTGACAGCTCACTGATAAGTGAATCTAACTCTCACCTTTGTTTCCTCAGAGACTTCCTCTAGCTGAGGGGTTCCGATGTCAACTTCAATTCCACCGTGAAGGTGAAAATACTCATCAGACTTGTACGGAAAATGTTTACAGGCAAACGCAGGTCTAAGGAGCAATGGTGGTaattccctctctgtcttcagtTTATCATCTACAAAAACAGAATGAAAACAAAGATAAGCACATCTGTTGCAACGCCAACGGTATGATAGCCATAGGGAACCTAGGCACGAAACGTGGCAATGCCTTCAAATTGTGTAGGCAATCGCCACACAAGTTAATGTTAAAACATTCCAAACAGTTCCTACaagtcagaatgttgaataaacaGAATTTGAACATACTCTGCTGATTGTCTGTGGCGTTGGTCCTTCAGTTGGTTGAAATTTGAGGCAATATCCAAAGGAATTGTTATTAGCCTGACTTCAAgatacgcatctctgtgtgtggcaaTTAAGATTTGTTTG from Oncorhynchus keta strain PuntledgeMale-10-30-2019 chromosome 7, Oket_V2, whole genome shotgun sequence includes the following:
- the ankar gene encoding ankyrin and armadillo repeat-containing protein isoform X2, with the translated sequence MEVNVDPTYDPNSAEEERLFSQHQESILLKLTSYLSSVRQHGNLFVFEGAHSLASVVRLTEERLELATYQRLQQRLGLQAGLVRGCLERKAEVCRDLAYLRLLTFLVPFLVGLKKRMKIPDLAQMLPAYSDDKLKTERELPPLLLRPAFACKHFPYKSDEYFHLHGGIEVDIGTPQLEEVSEETKETFAALQSLAVDHLRDLLSQDTTYKEHFPVPVHKVNGNNYHVISIEVGSFYPQPNVVPWWEALNTTIKTLRGKRLPLSDVQLHEQFKKTFGYKKAINCKACMIVCVLSHWVQSVPFGLRAAAERGLSAVFYSLCRRNSPSHLGVLDEQGYSLLHHAAKHNHTHIICQLATTGVNLNQKSSGRFSRTVKSGGGGGTPKEGAGSTPMHLAAQCGSLEAISCLLALQADHRLVDRRGWMAVHFAAYYGQVACIQALCRKDPELVEMQTTAEYRSCPLLLTATSGSVEALDYMLSAGANWRRRDSKGNDVVQLAALYFHPKVLRHLISLGLPDLPVWKILVEMLHSEDHRRLEMAIRCLEALCVTAKSFWRDIMDAGGIPALLELMRSTKPALQRMATAVVCHISERTPVCEALVRYGAVPVLVNLLGSQQAELHSRCALILADLAGHSDQYQSLIAQQGGVAPLVRLLGSDLHDVLVNTVRCIKALCVRSPGNQTAVALAGGIPQLVELLTVRSELLQEEVCAALAELAKGHRENQDTICGVGAVAPLVLILRGRKIAAQVTAARALEAIADHNPAIQARFLKKSAAKHLLRLLKVFQVEAREQGAVSLWALAGHTLKQQRLMAEHIGYHFILELILSSSDRMQYVGCQAVIALSRDSRSHQDGLCKENGVPPLVRLLRGSRTTESTLLSVIRSLGILCIGGAHTNNPNSQRVIAEEQAIPTLLELVKHQESLQVKVQVAQTLACVLLGNQDLQTTFWEKEEFTYETVLELLRVPDQQDICLEAGYALSLFAYNNTTQQAAILQNGGIPIAMYEPFLNSRNEMERAKAAFQIVVLAKVITDTDQVTLSARGVTVLVDLLQSTNPNTVVLTAQLLASLAHTRAGIPDAIVTMGAVGHLCAHLYSEEEEVRTASSSALGYLTFNRHAHRLLLVECRNTPSMYNLLTQHLIEDAKISHIFTAEFERQKIVGLPSLSLEINGGPPVPQRNKKGLSKKTSRTPGLSVSAGHFGRTSSAPVLQLQPQRSRTANPKVRLQGEGPTHSSQPTPYTLESLRLDKDSQWPRQKQ
- the ankar gene encoding ankyrin and armadillo repeat-containing protein isoform X1, with product MPPGIIKQMRNFTNSNCIILAPVDVRVPLDYKVVHQIVRELTVGIYCFNQVPCISLEPNFDQSTSCQLSPAYYDTKVGQILVNVDYTIKALWHGANIPRENRIRFSELWRSSMGVDSNGVPQTKKDVFAEFLTAGLQDISEEPCYQGIYNMEVNVDPTYDPNSAEEERLFSQHQESILLKLTSYLSSVRQHGNLFVFEGAHSLASVVRLTEERLELATYQRLQQRLGLQAGLVRGCLERKAEVCRDLAYLRLLTFLVPFLVGLKKRMKIPDLAQMLPAYSDDKLKTERELPPLLLRPAFACKHFPYKSDEYFHLHGGIEVDIGTPQLEEVSEETKETFAALQSLAVDHLRDLLSQDTTYKEHFPVPVHKVNGNNYHVISIEVGSFYPQPNVVPWWEALNTTIKTLRGKRLPLSDVQLHEQFKKTFGYKKAINCKACMIVCVLSHWVQSVPFGLRAAAERGLSAVFYSLCRRNSPSHLGVLDEQGYSLLHHAAKHNHTHIICQLATTGVNLNQKSSGRFSRTVKSGGGGGTPKEGAGSTPMHLAAQCGSLEAISCLLALQADHRLVDRRGWMAVHFAAYYGQVACIQALCRKDPELVEMQTTAEYRSCPLLLTATSGSVEALDYMLSAGANWRRRDSKGNDVVQLAALYFHPKVLRHLISLGLPDLPVWKILVEMLHSEDHRRLEMAIRCLEALCVTAKSFWRDIMDAGGIPALLELMRSTKPALQRMATAVVCHISERTPVCEALVRYGAVPVLVNLLGSQQAELHSRCALILADLAGHSDQYQSLIAQQGGVAPLVRLLGSDLHDVLVNTVRCIKALCVRSPGNQTAVALAGGIPQLVELLTVRSELLQEEVCAALAELAKGHRENQDTICGVGAVAPLVLILRGRKIAAQVTAARALEAIADHNPAIQARFLKKSAAKHLLRLLKVFQVEAREQGAVSLWALAGHTLKQQRLMAEHIGYHFILELILSSSDRMQYVGCQAVIALSRDSRSHQDGLCKENGVPPLVRLLRGSRTTESTLLSVIRSLGILCIGGAHTNNPNSQRVIAEEQAIPTLLELVKHQESLQVKVQVAQTLACVLLGNQDLQTTFWEKEEFTYETVLELLRVPDQDICLEAGYALSLFAYNNTTQQAAILQNGGIPIAMYEPFLNSRNEMERAKAAFQIVVLAKVITDTDQVTLSARGVTVLVDLLQSTNPNTVVLTAQLLASLAHTRAGIPDAIVTMGAVGHLCAHLYSEEEEVRTASSSALGYLTFNRHAHRLLLVECRNTPSMYNLLTQHLIEDAKISHIFTAEFERQKIVGLPSLSLEINGGPPVPQRNKKGLSKKTSRTPGLSVSAGHFGRTSSAPVLQLQPQRSRTANPKVRLQGEGPTHSSQPTPYTLESLRLDKDSQWPRQKQ